Proteins from a genomic interval of Halopseudomonas litoralis:
- the dsbG gene encoding thiol:disulfide interchange protein DsbG: MFSHVIFRQRPGVTFGLAAGLILVAGCSQAESTDTPQVVKALEAQGLTIVQEFDVSGDLRGFAGVAGDQPIAVYVTSDGKAIVGTRLDAQGQSVDAATLQDLVAKPMSEKTWAQLEAATWVLDGDADAPRVVYTFSDASCPYCHRFWEAARPWVDSGKVQLRHLFVGVIKADSPAKAAAILEAPDPSAALLENEKNFAQGGITPAKGVSNNVQKILDENQMLMHANGFRGTPGIIVQQSDGLIRKFNGMPQPGQLVEVLGSRE, translated from the coding sequence ATGTTTTCACACGTTATATTTCGCCAACGCCCAGGGGTTACTTTCGGCCTAGCAGCCGGCCTGATTTTGGTGGCGGGCTGTTCTCAAGCGGAGAGTACGGACACGCCCCAGGTCGTGAAGGCGCTGGAGGCCCAAGGTCTGACCATCGTTCAGGAGTTCGATGTGAGCGGTGATCTGCGCGGATTCGCCGGCGTGGCAGGCGATCAGCCCATTGCGGTCTACGTTACCAGCGACGGCAAGGCGATTGTCGGCACGCGGCTGGATGCCCAGGGGCAGTCGGTCGATGCCGCTACGCTCCAGGATCTGGTGGCCAAACCGATGAGCGAAAAAACCTGGGCGCAGCTGGAAGCCGCCACTTGGGTCTTGGACGGCGATGCCGATGCACCCCGTGTGGTCTATACCTTCAGCGATGCAAGCTGCCCCTACTGTCACCGCTTCTGGGAAGCGGCCCGCCCCTGGGTGGATTCGGGCAAGGTGCAGCTGCGCCATCTGTTTGTCGGCGTCATCAAAGCGGACAGCCCCGCCAAGGCGGCCGCGATCCTCGAAGCGCCTGATCCATCAGCGGCATTATTGGAAAACGAAAAGAACTTCGCTCAAGGAGGAATCACGCCGGCGAAGGGCGTTTCGAATAATGTGCAAAAGATTCTTGACGAGAATCAGATGCTCATGCACGCCAACGGCTTCCGCGGAACACCGGGCATCATAGTTCAGCAAAGCGATGGCCTGATCAGGAAGTTCAACGGCATGCCGCAGCCGGGGCAGTTGGTTGAGGTGTTAGGTTCGCGAGAATAA
- a CDS encoding enoyl-CoA hydratase, which produces MNMNRASEPLLRENDGGIVTLQLNRPLQFNALSEELLDALQRELDVISKDPQVRCVVLSAAGKAFCAGHDLREMRGQPELDYYKALFARCSRVMQGIQQLPVPVIARVQGVATAAGCQLVASCDLAIAAESARFAVSGINVGLFCSTPAVALSRNVSSKRAFDMLVTGRFVNAATAADWGLINDAVADEDLDAAVARKAAEILAKSPTAVRYGKAMFYRQKQMELADAYAYASDVMAQNMMEEDACEGIDAFLEKRQPRWRS; this is translated from the coding sequence ATGAACATGAATCGAGCCAGTGAGCCGCTACTCAGAGAAAATGACGGCGGCATAGTCACTCTGCAACTGAACCGTCCATTGCAGTTCAATGCCTTGTCGGAAGAGCTGCTTGATGCGCTGCAGCGTGAACTTGATGTCATCAGCAAGGACCCGCAGGTGCGCTGCGTTGTGCTGTCAGCTGCCGGTAAGGCGTTCTGCGCCGGGCATGACTTGCGCGAAATGCGCGGGCAGCCCGAGCTTGATTATTACAAGGCGCTTTTTGCCCGTTGCAGCCGGGTCATGCAGGGAATTCAGCAGCTGCCGGTGCCGGTTATCGCGCGTGTTCAGGGTGTGGCAACAGCAGCAGGTTGCCAGTTGGTAGCGAGCTGCGACCTGGCGATAGCAGCGGAGTCGGCACGTTTCGCTGTCTCGGGCATCAACGTGGGCTTGTTCTGTTCGACGCCGGCGGTGGCTCTGTCGCGCAACGTTTCTTCCAAGCGCGCCTTCGACATGCTGGTGACAGGACGCTTCGTCAACGCTGCCACTGCGGCGGATTGGGGACTGATCAACGACGCGGTCGCCGATGAGGACCTGGACGCCGCGGTGGCAAGGAAAGCTGCAGAGATTCTCGCCAAGAGCCCCACCGCCGTTCGCTACGGCAAGGCGATGTTCTACCGGCAGAAACAGATGGAACTGGCCGATGCCTACGCCTACGCCAGCGATGTCATGGCGCAGAATATGATGGAGGAGGACGCCTGTGAAGGTATTGATGCCTTCCTCGAAAAGCGTCAGCCTCGCTGGCGTTCCTGA
- a CDS encoding GlxA family transcriptional regulator: MSDVHVAVLAFEGVSLFHLSVPGLVFGADDDLSGFPRYNLSYCTLTPGPITSDQGMVIQVPDGLEAMEKADIIIIPAWSDAELPAPVELAAALQQANAQGKLIVGLCLGAFVLGDAGLLDGKETTTHWAAREVFARRFPQAVFRPDVLYVADDNIITSAGTVAAIDCCLHLVRQRHGSEVANHTARLLVTPPHRQGGQAQYIERPVQQLPGDNRLPGLLEWARANLSEPLSLDTLADVANMSRRTFTRRFRDMTGTTVTQWLNTERVARAQQLLETTDLSIERITAEVGFGTALSLRQQFATQLGTSPSHYRRTFRDSAPEGATLIAPAPFKPTVRAPG, translated from the coding sequence ATGTCTGATGTTCACGTTGCTGTTCTGGCCTTTGAAGGCGTGAGTCTGTTCCACCTTTCCGTACCGGGCCTGGTTTTCGGTGCGGATGATGATTTATCCGGCTTTCCGCGCTATAACTTGAGCTACTGCACTTTGACACCCGGCCCCATAACCAGTGATCAGGGTATGGTGATCCAAGTCCCCGATGGCCTGGAAGCCATGGAAAAAGCCGACATCATCATCATTCCGGCGTGGAGTGATGCTGAGCTGCCCGCGCCGGTCGAGCTCGCCGCTGCGCTGCAGCAAGCCAATGCCCAGGGCAAGCTGATTGTGGGTTTGTGCCTTGGCGCCTTTGTACTGGGTGATGCGGGTCTGCTCGATGGGAAGGAAACAACCACCCACTGGGCGGCGCGCGAGGTGTTTGCTCGGCGCTTTCCGCAGGCGGTGTTCCGCCCGGATGTATTGTATGTGGCTGATGACAACATCATTACCTCGGCGGGAACGGTCGCTGCGATTGACTGTTGCCTGCATCTGGTGCGGCAACGCCACGGCAGCGAGGTGGCCAATCACACGGCCAGATTGCTGGTTACACCACCACACCGACAGGGCGGGCAAGCGCAATATATTGAACGCCCCGTACAACAACTACCCGGCGACAACCGCCTGCCCGGCCTGCTGGAATGGGCACGCGCAAACCTGTCGGAACCGCTATCCCTAGACACCCTGGCTGATGTGGCCAATATGAGCCGCCGCACCTTTACCCGGCGCTTTCGGGACATGACCGGCACCACTGTCACTCAGTGGCTGAACACCGAGCGCGTCGCCAGAGCACAACAGTTGCTGGAGACCACCGACCTGTCGATCGAGCGCATCACCGCGGAGGTTGGTTTTGGCACGGCCTTGTCACTGAGACAGCAATTTGCCACGCAGCTGGGCACCTCACCCTCGCACTACCGGCGCACCTTTCGTGACAGTGCGCCTGAAGGCGCGACACTGATTGCACCAGCCCCGTTCAAACCGACTGTCAGAGCTCCCGGTTGA
- a CDS encoding MBL fold metallo-hydrolase, protein MSIKILASSLALAISLASGVAFSQAAATDTSAAAQEAVQLQQIRNATVKITYADTTFLIDPMLSKTGTYPGFEGTYRSELRNPLVDLPMSEQDVIDGVDAVIVTHTHLDHWDDAAQKFLPKDIPLYTQHQADADMIRSQGFTDVRVLSDKADFGGVTLTKTGGQHGTDEMYALPELGAFLGDAMGVVFQAPGHKTLYLVGDTIWRDEVDQALAEYQPQVIVLNAGYAMLNGFDDSIIMGKDDVLRATQVAPDAAIVATHMGAINHMALSREELKKYVEENGIQDQVEIPEDGASIDF, encoded by the coding sequence ATGTCTATCAAAATCCTCGCCAGTTCCCTTGCTTTGGCAATCAGCCTCGCCTCCGGCGTGGCATTCTCCCAGGCAGCTGCGACCGATACCTCGGCAGCGGCCCAGGAAGCTGTGCAGCTGCAGCAGATTCGCAATGCTACTGTGAAAATCACCTACGCTGACACGACCTTCCTGATCGACCCGATGCTGTCAAAGACAGGCACCTACCCCGGTTTTGAAGGCACCTATCGCAGCGAGTTGCGCAATCCGCTGGTAGACCTGCCTATGTCGGAGCAGGACGTGATTGATGGCGTCGATGCGGTTATCGTCACTCATACCCATCTGGACCACTGGGATGATGCGGCGCAGAAGTTTCTGCCCAAGGATATTCCGCTGTATACGCAGCATCAGGCTGATGCCGACATGATTCGTTCACAGGGCTTTACCGATGTGCGGGTACTGTCTGATAAGGCCGATTTTGGTGGCGTGACTCTGACCAAGACTGGCGGTCAGCACGGCACGGATGAAATGTATGCCTTGCCTGAATTGGGGGCCTTCCTTGGTGACGCCATGGGCGTGGTGTTTCAGGCACCCGGTCACAAGACACTCTATCTGGTAGGCGATACCATCTGGCGCGATGAAGTTGATCAGGCGCTGGCTGAATACCAGCCACAGGTCATCGTCCTGAATGCGGGATATGCAATGCTGAATGGCTTTGACGATTCCATCATCATGGGCAAGGACGATGTACTGCGCGCCACCCAGGTGGCGCCGGACGCCGCGATAGTGGCCACCCATATGGGTGCCATCAACCATATGGCCCTCAGCCGTGAAGAACTGAAGAAATATGTCGAGGAAAACGGCATCCAGGATCAGGTTGAGATCCCGGAAGACGGTGCTTCTATCGACTTCTGA
- a CDS encoding helix-turn-helix domain-containing protein: protein MITEWSMRTKPMSLNINIGETPTPSATQPPAEASFTVIETSDVFLQAQALPKWHQEYLQISEGAFHGSLSDISLGPIQLFRERMDKAVDQQGQPWPNSFVVGIPVNIEGEGFWSGDKLVSDSLFFLKPNSELRFRTPSSSDIYVAVLDLNALNQYIEDFTEINVQHLYQLSGVAPASQQLCQSLRYSLHHIFEGVSNNPYSLNDTRVRQVLFSDIMNTLIVGLETLGHVQPGNPGQFVHRHIVEKAREYMLSNKHLPPTVLEVCQELRISRRTLHYAFQKVLSISPVAFLRYIRLHGARQELLTTPPGRVLISEVAARWGFWHMGMFGTYYKALFGETPSVTLRRGLRPG from the coding sequence GTGATCACTGAATGGTCGATGAGAACAAAGCCAATGAGTTTAAATATAAATATAGGCGAAACACCAACCCCAAGCGCTACTCAGCCACCTGCCGAGGCGTCTTTCACCGTTATAGAAACAAGTGATGTTTTTTTGCAAGCACAGGCCTTACCCAAATGGCATCAAGAGTATCTGCAGATCAGCGAAGGGGCTTTTCATGGCTCACTCAGTGATATATCTCTTGGCCCAATACAACTGTTTCGCGAAAGAATGGATAAAGCCGTCGACCAGCAGGGTCAGCCATGGCCTAATAGCTTTGTTGTTGGAATCCCGGTAAATATTGAAGGTGAGGGCTTCTGGAGTGGCGACAAGCTGGTGAGCGACTCTTTATTCTTCCTCAAACCAAACTCTGAATTAAGGTTCAGAACTCCGTCCAGTTCTGACATTTATGTCGCCGTTCTGGATCTTAATGCACTTAACCAGTACATAGAGGATTTTACCGAAATTAATGTACAGCATCTTTATCAGCTCAGCGGCGTAGCGCCAGCATCACAACAGCTCTGTCAAAGCCTCCGCTACAGCTTGCATCATATATTCGAAGGTGTTTCCAACAACCCATACTCTTTAAATGATACGAGAGTACGCCAAGTTTTGTTCAGCGACATAATGAACACCCTAATAGTCGGGCTTGAGACTTTAGGCCATGTCCAGCCGGGCAACCCGGGACAGTTCGTCCACCGGCATATTGTCGAAAAGGCCAGGGAGTATATGCTTTCGAATAAACATCTCCCCCCTACGGTACTTGAAGTATGCCAAGAACTGCGTATCAGCCGCCGAACGCTTCACTATGCGTTCCAGAAAGTCCTATCCATAAGCCCAGTAGCATTTTTACGTTATATCAGGCTGCATGGCGCACGTCAGGAGCTTCTTACTACTCCACCAGGCAGGGTTCTGATAAGTGAGGTTGCTGCTCGCTGGGGCTTCTGGCATATGGGGATGTTTGGCACCTACTACAAGGCACTGTTCGGGGAGACACCATCCGTGACGCTGCGTCGTGGCTTACGCCCGGGCTAG
- the exaC gene encoding acetaldehyde dehydrogenase ExaC — MLYIKPGHPGSLVQLKPRYGNFIGGEFMVPADGEYFTNTSPVTGEVIAEFPRSKAADIDKALDAAHAAADAWGKTSPQDRALVLLKIADRIEANLEMLAVADTWDNGKAIRETLNADVPLAADHFRYFAGCIRAQEGSAAEINEHTVAYHFHEPLGVVGQIIPWNFPLLMAAWKLAPALAAGNCVVLKPAEQTPLSMSLFAELVGDLLPPGVLNIVQGFGKEAGEALATSTRIAKIAFTGSTPVGAHIMHCAAENIIPSTVELGGKSPNIFFEDIMSAEPEFIEKAAEGLVLGFFNQGEVCTCPSRALVQESIFEPFMNEVMKKIKKIKRGDPLDTETMVGAQASEQQFEKILSYLDIAQEEGAQVLTGGEAEKLEGGLASGYYIQPTLLKGDNSMRVFQEEIFGPVIGVTTFKDEAEALEVANDTEFGLGAGLWTRDMNRAYRMGRGIKAGRVWTNCYHLYPAHAAFGGYKKSGVGRENHKMMLDHYQQTKNLLVSYDINPMGFF, encoded by the coding sequence ATGCTTTATATTAAACCTGGTCACCCTGGCTCGCTGGTTCAGCTCAAGCCGCGCTACGGAAACTTCATCGGTGGGGAATTCATGGTGCCGGCCGATGGCGAGTATTTTACTAATACCTCACCGGTGACGGGTGAGGTGATTGCTGAATTTCCCCGTTCTAAGGCTGCGGACATCGACAAGGCACTGGATGCCGCTCATGCAGCAGCGGATGCTTGGGGTAAGACTTCGCCACAGGATCGTGCGCTGGTTTTGTTGAAGATCGCTGATCGCATCGAAGCCAACCTGGAAATGCTGGCCGTCGCTGACACCTGGGATAATGGTAAGGCCATACGTGAAACGCTGAATGCTGACGTACCGCTGGCCGCCGATCACTTTCGGTACTTCGCCGGGTGTATTCGCGCCCAGGAAGGTAGCGCAGCGGAAATCAATGAACACACCGTTGCATATCATTTCCATGAGCCATTGGGTGTGGTTGGGCAAATCATTCCATGGAACTTCCCCTTGTTGATGGCTGCGTGGAAATTGGCTCCGGCCCTGGCTGCCGGTAACTGCGTCGTACTCAAACCGGCTGAGCAGACGCCGCTCTCCATGAGCCTTTTTGCAGAGCTGGTTGGTGATCTATTGCCGCCGGGCGTTCTGAACATCGTTCAGGGCTTCGGCAAGGAAGCTGGAGAGGCGCTGGCTACCAGTACGCGCATTGCTAAAATCGCCTTCACCGGCTCGACACCGGTTGGCGCACACATCATGCATTGCGCCGCTGAGAATATCATCCCGAGTACCGTGGAGCTGGGTGGTAAGTCGCCGAATATTTTTTTTGAGGACATCATGAGTGCGGAGCCGGAGTTTATTGAGAAAGCCGCCGAAGGTTTGGTGTTGGGCTTCTTCAATCAGGGTGAGGTCTGTACCTGTCCGTCACGCGCCTTGGTCCAGGAGTCCATCTTCGAGCCGTTCATGAATGAGGTGATGAAAAAAATCAAAAAAATCAAGCGTGGCGACCCTCTGGATACCGAAACCATGGTTGGTGCTCAGGCCAGTGAGCAGCAGTTCGAAAAAATCCTTTCCTACCTGGACATTGCTCAGGAAGAAGGTGCGCAGGTGCTCACTGGTGGTGAGGCGGAGAAGCTCGAAGGCGGATTGGCTAGTGGTTACTACATTCAGCCAACCTTGCTCAAGGGAGATAACAGCATGCGTGTGTTCCAGGAGGAAATCTTCGGGCCAGTGATCGGTGTGACCACGTTCAAGGATGAGGCCGAAGCTCTGGAGGTCGCTAATGATACGGAGTTCGGTCTCGGTGCGGGGCTCTGGACGCGCGATATGAATCGTGCCTATCGCATGGGGCGGGGTATCAAGGCTGGTCGCGTATGGACCAACTGCTATCACCTGTATCCGGCACATGCGGCGTTCGGTGGTTACAAGAAGTCTGGCGTCGGTCGCGAAAATCACAAGATGATGCTCGATCATTACCAGCAAACCAAGAACCTGTTGGTCAGCTACGACATCAATCCGATGGGCTTTTTCTAA
- the peaA gene encoding quinohemoprotein amine dehydrogenase subunit alpha, whose product MRAQSACLTLLRPLALCIATVVASGLVNADPVSDAKALLNTKCMACHVPVEGKGLDRIDASRRTPEGWDMTIERMIVAHGVRVSAEERQTLVKYLADTRGLAPEETADRRYLLERDFTLIETPDNKLVHETCGRCHSEGRIALQRRTEDDWRKLAHFHVGQYPVIEIQAGGRDRNWWEIASKEVPPILGKLYPNISDSWKQWQQHKYASAEGSWRIVGHRPGWGAYEGVATIEADDVADHYKLDMQLTYADGRKERAQGNAVVYTGYEWRATVKQGDEEVRQVFTLSPDGQTLSGRWHQAGVNSLGGDLQAVRNGPDSPTQLLAVDPSHIRAGTMQRVTLYGNNLSGDINLGSGIEVVKVIERSADKVIIEARAAAGAEEGMRAVGVGKAGLEQSLALYQKVDFLKIEPGEAMAHIGGNGGPVPKIPVQFESVGYAYGPDGKQGTDDDIRLGYFPATWSVDNLNENAMQMRDVEFAGNLQPGGLFIPGDAGPNPKRKYGTNNTGELKVTAVVDDAGRAVEASKPFVVTVQRWNDPHIR is encoded by the coding sequence ATGCGTGCGCAAAGTGCATGTTTAACACTCCTGCGACCGCTGGCGCTATGTATAGCGACAGTAGTTGCCTCCGGGCTGGTCAATGCCGACCCAGTATCCGACGCCAAAGCCTTGCTCAACACCAAGTGCATGGCCTGTCATGTTCCCGTCGAAGGTAAAGGGTTGGATCGGATCGATGCCTCCCGTCGTACGCCCGAAGGTTGGGACATGACCATCGAGCGAATGATCGTGGCACATGGAGTCAGGGTCTCTGCAGAGGAACGACAGACGCTGGTGAAATATCTGGCTGATACCCGTGGTTTGGCACCGGAGGAAACTGCGGATCGCCGTTACCTGCTGGAACGTGATTTTACACTGATAGAAACCCCCGATAACAAGTTGGTCCACGAGACCTGCGGTCGTTGCCACTCCGAGGGGCGCATTGCTCTGCAGCGCCGTACCGAAGACGACTGGCGCAAGCTCGCCCACTTCCACGTCGGCCAGTATCCGGTCATTGAGATTCAGGCTGGTGGTCGAGACCGTAATTGGTGGGAGATCGCGTCCAAGGAAGTGCCGCCAATTCTCGGCAAGCTCTATCCCAATATATCTGACAGCTGGAAGCAGTGGCAGCAGCATAAGTACGCCAGTGCGGAAGGTTCCTGGCGCATCGTAGGCCATCGTCCAGGTTGGGGGGCTTATGAAGGGGTGGCGACTATCGAGGCAGATGACGTCGCCGATCATTATAAACTGGATATGCAGTTGACATATGCCGATGGTCGCAAGGAGCGCGCGCAGGGTAATGCGGTTGTCTATACCGGTTATGAGTGGCGTGCCACCGTCAAGCAAGGTGATGAAGAGGTTCGTCAGGTGTTCACTCTTTCACCGGACGGCCAGACGTTGTCGGGCCGTTGGCATCAGGCTGGAGTGAACTCCCTCGGCGGTGATTTGCAGGCCGTACGTAATGGTCCGGATTCGCCCACACAGCTGCTGGCAGTTGATCCAAGCCATATCCGTGCAGGTACGATGCAGCGTGTCACCCTGTACGGCAACAATTTGTCCGGTGATATAAATCTGGGCTCCGGCATTGAGGTGGTGAAGGTTATTGAGCGCTCCGCAGACAAAGTGATTATTGAGGCGCGTGCTGCTGCTGGTGCTGAGGAGGGTATGCGTGCTGTGGGCGTGGGCAAAGCTGGTTTGGAGCAGAGTTTGGCACTCTATCAGAAGGTTGACTTTCTGAAGATAGAGCCGGGTGAGGCCATGGCTCATATTGGAGGGAACGGTGGCCCGGTTCCGAAGATTCCCGTGCAGTTTGAAAGCGTGGGCTATGCCTACGGGCCGGACGGTAAGCAGGGTACGGATGATGATATTCGTCTTGGCTATTTCCCGGCTACCTGGTCGGTTGACAACCTGAATGAGAATGCCATGCAAATGCGGGATGTCGAGTTCGCCGGTAACCTGCAGCCGGGTGGCCTATTTATTCCTGGTGATGCTGGCCCCAATCCTAAGCGCAAGTACGGCACTAATAATACCGGTGAGTTGAAGGTGACCGCGGTGGTTGATGATGCCGGGCGTGCTGTCGAGGCAAGTAAGCCTTTCGTGGTGACAGTGCAGCGCTGGAACGACCCACACATCCGTTGA
- the peaB gene encoding quinohemoprotein amine dehydrogenase maturation protein gives MSALYLNRYSFHDVKLEGRRVLFHIPSSGLFELDELGGSLIDFLKENEQITLDGVQQRFDGQAASADITQTLDSFRELSIIGDEPGMPDPGMKVEIRQFPISTVVLNVNTGCNLSCTYCYKEDLAVPTKGVRMNFETARKSIELLLKEGAPNDRLNVIFFGGEPLSNLPLIKQTVEYTERRCAEEGKLVDFSMTTNATMLTEDIVDYLDSHRFGISISMDGPQAVHDRRRITVSGQGTYAVVAAKARMLLERYRSKPVGVRVTLTAGYTDVQAIHEHLKYDLGFFEVGVAPATSGPVTVFNLSSDELREVFDGMMALGRDYRDAALEGRNNGFSNMHQLMSDLYEGRKKALPCGAGVGLLAVDHDGDLNLCHRFTGSDMPRFGNVDDGIAKEALGSFLESATSRVDKGCSTCRIRNLCAGGCYHESYAHFGDPLSPTYHYCDLMREWVDFGIEIYAEILQKNPQFFKKHLSTRSVQL, from the coding sequence ATGAGTGCGCTTTATTTAAATCGTTATAGTTTTCACGATGTCAAGCTGGAAGGGCGTCGGGTGCTGTTTCATATCCCGTCCAGCGGTTTGTTTGAACTGGATGAGTTGGGTGGGTCTCTGATCGACTTTCTCAAAGAGAACGAGCAGATAACGTTGGATGGTGTGCAGCAGCGTTTCGACGGTCAGGCTGCATCGGCGGATATCACGCAGACGCTGGATAGTTTTCGTGAGCTGTCGATTATTGGCGACGAACCGGGTATGCCGGATCCTGGAATGAAGGTAGAGATCCGTCAGTTTCCAATCAGTACCGTGGTTTTGAACGTCAATACGGGCTGCAACCTGAGTTGTACCTACTGCTACAAAGAGGATCTTGCTGTCCCTACCAAGGGCGTACGGATGAACTTCGAGACGGCCCGCAAGAGCATAGAATTGTTGCTGAAGGAAGGTGCTCCCAATGACCGGCTGAATGTGATTTTCTTCGGCGGTGAACCCTTGAGCAATCTGCCCTTGATCAAGCAGACCGTTGAGTACACAGAGCGGCGTTGTGCGGAGGAGGGCAAGCTGGTCGATTTCTCGATGACCACCAACGCCACAATGCTTACTGAAGATATTGTCGACTATCTGGATAGTCACCGTTTCGGCATCTCAATCAGCATGGATGGGCCGCAGGCGGTACATGACCGGCGACGTATTACCGTCAGCGGCCAAGGTACCTATGCGGTAGTTGCTGCCAAGGCACGGATGCTCCTTGAGCGTTACCGCTCGAAACCGGTAGGTGTGCGTGTCACCTTGACGGCTGGCTATACCGACGTACAAGCCATCCATGAGCATCTGAAATACGATCTCGGTTTTTTTGAAGTCGGTGTTGCGCCCGCTACTTCTGGGCCAGTGACGGTGTTCAATCTGAGCAGTGACGAATTGCGCGAAGTCTTCGATGGGATGATGGCATTGGGTCGGGATTATCGTGATGCCGCACTGGAGGGACGCAACAATGGTTTCTCCAATATGCATCAGTTGATGAGCGACCTGTACGAAGGACGCAAAAAGGCACTGCCCTGTGGGGCCGGTGTTGGCCTGCTGGCGGTGGATCACGACGGTGACCTGAACCTCTGTCATCGTTTTACCGGTTCCGATATGCCGCGTTTTGGCAACGTCGATGATGGCATAGCCAAAGAAGCGCTGGGTAGCTTTCTGGAGAGTGCTACCAGTCGCGTTGATAAGGGTTGCTCGACCTGCCGTATCCGCAATTTGTGCGCGGGTGGCTGTTATCACGAATCTTATGCGCACTTCGGAGATCCGCTATCGCCAACATATCACTACTGCGATCTGATGCGGGAGTGGGTGGATTTCGGCATCGAGATCTATGCGGAGATTCTGCAGAAGAATCCCCAGTTCTTCAAAAAGCATCTGAGCACTCGGAGTGTCCAGCTATGA
- the qhpC gene encoding quinohemoprotein amine dehydrogenase subunit gamma has protein sequence MNHMKPLNMKAHLVEVAMESGDTEEVVAMAAVVGCSTTFDPGWEVDPFLGVAGLCQPMEADLYGCADPCWWPAQVPDTLHNYTDWGAGKDAAMEDWADLQSVFPK, from the coding sequence ATGAACCATATGAAGCCTTTAAACATGAAAGCTCACCTGGTCGAGGTGGCGATGGAAAGTGGCGATACCGAGGAGGTCGTAGCCATGGCAGCGGTGGTTGGCTGCTCGACTACCTTCGACCCAGGTTGGGAAGTTGACCCATTCCTCGGCGTAGCCGGTCTGTGTCAGCCAATGGAAGCTGACCTTTATGGTTGTGCTGATCCCTGCTGGTGGCCGGCACAGGTTCCGGACACGCTACATAACTACACAGACTGGGGAGCCGGGAAGGACGCAGCGATGGAGGATTGGGCTGACCTGCAATCGGTCTTCCCCAAGTAA